The Salinibaculum sp. SYNS191 genome has a window encoding:
- a CDS encoding CBS domain-containing protein, translating to MPVSDVARTGVMTAHRDQSAGNLATVMREENVGSVVIVDDDRPVGIVTDRDLVLEVLEPRAEPEDVSAGDIMTSAMATVYEDDGIFAAIETMLEHSVRRMPVVDTDGAMSGIVTLDDFVVMLADELDNLADVVEAESPPY from the coding sequence ATGCCAGTCTCAGACGTCGCTCGAACTGGAGTAATGACCGCGCACCGCGACCAGTCCGCCGGGAACCTGGCGACCGTGATGCGTGAGGAGAACGTCGGGAGCGTCGTCATCGTCGACGACGACCGCCCGGTCGGTATCGTCACAGACAGGGACCTGGTGCTGGAGGTGCTCGAACCGCGGGCGGAACCCGAGGACGTGAGCGCCGGCGACATCATGACCTCGGCGATGGCAACGGTCTACGAGGACGACGGCATCTTCGCGGCCATCGAAACGATGCTCGAACACTCCGTGCGACGGATGCCGGTCGTCGATACCGACGGCGCGATGAGCGGCATCGTGACACTGGACGACTTCGTGGTCATGCTGGCCGACGAACTCGACAACCTGGCCGACGTCGTCGAGGCCGAATCACCGCCGTACTGA